A region from the Nitrospira sp. genome encodes:
- a CDS encoding DNA translocase FtsK, which translates to MGATTSAKRGEPRRAPAPPSHIQREVIGVILIALSLLTLLSLLSFVPGEAETVASGAPAAAPPRNLIGSFGAVLAGGFFFLIGGAAYLFPPLLGKLGLRCFSQSPVSVRLRTAVSSLGAVCFLSAFLHLEATAVPTLSSGFVHRGMAGGVFGQVLADGLKSWFASTGAHIVILASFLVSLLFTTPLSLTELVQGFPARWDAWREKLAALMPEPAVEPPVESGNRRQRSRIVKDSPEPEPEALVEATTIAESESAPVTEWPVIQPPIASFPPPVEANEPEVEAVSTQVDAGDYELPDPDELLSDPTGPITRMSDEELKAQSDVLMRALASFGIIGKVTEVRPGPVVTMYEFEPSPGTKVARIVNLADDLALGLKAISLRIVAPIPGKSVVGIEVPNLARETVSMKEVVMSETFTKARSKLTLALGKDIFGAPAIADLKTMPHLLVAGATGAGKSVGLNTMLLSILFSARPSEVKLLLIDPKMLEFSSYDGIPHLLRPVITDAKSAARGLGWVVAEMERRYKLLSEAGVRNIDAYNRKVAGLHEVFAEETAAANQPELPIQFLTEEQRLSAGESTDPEVAPGPRDRPTPPEPLPYIVVMIDELADLMMVAPKDVEDKIARLAQMARASGIHLVLATQRPSVDVLTGLIKANFPARIAFQVSSKTDSRTILDANGAEALLGRGDMLYLASGTGRLARLHGSFVSDDDVRRVVDFVKKQALPKYDPELQSLKQEDAAEEEAKDEVYEQAKDLVLSTGQASASLIQRRLRVGYPRAARMIEQMEADGIVGAAGRDGRREVLGRRGPVGATEA; encoded by the coding sequence ATGGGTGCTACTACGTCGGCGAAGCGGGGAGAACCCCGTCGCGCCCCTGCTCCTCCTTCCCATATTCAGCGTGAAGTCATCGGCGTGATCTTAATCGCGCTGAGCTTGCTCACGCTGTTGAGTCTCTTGTCATTTGTGCCGGGCGAAGCCGAGACGGTGGCGTCCGGCGCTCCGGCAGCGGCTCCTCCACGCAATTTGATCGGTTCCTTCGGGGCGGTACTCGCCGGGGGATTCTTTTTCCTGATCGGCGGGGCCGCGTACCTGTTTCCTCCCTTGCTCGGCAAGCTTGGCCTGCGCTGTTTCTCTCAGAGTCCCGTCAGCGTCCGGTTGCGCACGGCCGTCAGTTCGCTCGGGGCGGTCTGTTTCCTGAGTGCCTTTCTGCATCTTGAAGCCACCGCCGTGCCCACGTTGAGCAGCGGTTTCGTCCATCGAGGGATGGCAGGCGGAGTCTTCGGCCAGGTCCTGGCAGATGGGCTCAAGTCCTGGTTTGCCAGCACCGGCGCCCACATTGTGATTCTGGCCAGCTTCTTAGTCTCGCTCTTGTTCACGACCCCGCTGTCACTGACCGAGTTGGTTCAGGGCTTTCCCGCACGCTGGGATGCCTGGAGAGAAAAGCTTGCGGCGCTGATGCCGGAACCGGCGGTTGAACCGCCGGTGGAGTCCGGGAACCGCCGGCAGCGGAGCCGCATCGTGAAGGACAGTCCGGAGCCCGAACCGGAAGCCCTCGTAGAGGCCACGACCATTGCTGAAAGCGAATCGGCCCCGGTGACCGAGTGGCCGGTGATTCAGCCGCCGATCGCATCGTTTCCCCCTCCTGTCGAAGCGAATGAACCCGAGGTGGAAGCGGTGTCAACGCAGGTCGATGCCGGGGATTATGAACTTCCCGATCCGGATGAGTTGCTGAGTGATCCGACCGGTCCGATTACGCGCATGTCGGACGAGGAGCTGAAGGCGCAGTCGGATGTGCTCATGCGCGCCTTGGCGAGTTTTGGCATCATCGGCAAGGTGACGGAAGTGCGGCCCGGGCCGGTCGTGACGATGTATGAGTTCGAGCCGTCGCCGGGAACCAAGGTCGCGAGGATTGTGAATCTGGCGGACGATCTGGCTCTGGGGCTGAAGGCGATCAGTCTGCGCATTGTCGCGCCGATTCCGGGGAAGTCGGTGGTCGGGATCGAAGTGCCGAACCTGGCTCGCGAAACGGTGTCGATGAAAGAAGTCGTGATGAGCGAGACCTTCACGAAGGCCCGCTCGAAGCTCACGCTGGCGCTGGGCAAAGATATCTTCGGCGCTCCGGCGATCGCGGATCTCAAGACGATGCCGCATCTGCTGGTGGCCGGCGCCACCGGGGCCGGCAAGAGCGTCGGGCTCAATACGATGTTGTTGAGCATTCTGTTTTCCGCGCGGCCGAGCGAGGTCAAGCTTCTCCTGATCGATCCGAAGATGTTGGAGTTTTCGTCGTATGACGGCATCCCCCACTTGCTGCGGCCCGTCATCACCGATGCGAAGTCGGCGGCGCGCGGGTTGGGATGGGTGGTCGCCGAGATGGAACGGCGGTACAAGTTGCTGTCGGAAGCCGGCGTCCGGAATATCGACGCGTACAATCGCAAGGTAGCCGGGTTGCATGAGGTGTTTGCGGAAGAGACGGCGGCGGCGAATCAGCCCGAATTGCCGATCCAGTTTCTGACGGAAGAGCAGCGCCTTTCTGCCGGTGAGTCGACGGATCCCGAGGTCGCCCCCGGTCCTCGCGATCGTCCGACGCCGCCTGAGCCGCTGCCCTATATTGTCGTGATGATCGATGAGTTGGCCGATTTGATGATGGTGGCGCCGAAGGATGTCGAGGACAAGATCGCCCGGTTGGCGCAGATGGCCAGGGCGTCCGGCATCCATCTCGTGCTGGCGACGCAGCGGCCGTCGGTGGATGTGTTGACGGGCTTGATCAAGGCGAACTTCCCCGCCCGGATCGCGTTCCAGGTTTCGTCGAAGACCGACTCGCGCACGATTCTGGACGCCAACGGCGCCGAAGCGTTGCTGGGTCGCGGCGACATGCTGTATCTGGCGTCAGGGACAGGGCGGCTGGCCCGGCTGCACGGATCCTTCGTCTCCGATGACGACGTGCGGCGGGTCGTGGACTTTGTGAAGAAGCAGGCGCTGCCCAAATACGATCCCGAGCTGCAATCATTGAAGCAGGAAGACGCGGCGGAAGAGGAAGCCAAAGACGAAGTCTACGAGCAGGCGAAAGATTTGGTGCTCTCGACCGGTCAGGCCTCCGCGTCGTTGATTCAGCGGCGGTTGCGCGTCGGCTATCCCCGCGCTGCCAGGATGATTGAGCAAATGGAAGCGGATGGGATTGTCGGCGCGGCGGGCCGGGACGGGCGCCGGGAAGTGTTGGGCCGCCGTGGCCCGGTGGGAGCAACTGAAGCATGA
- the rsmA gene encoding 16S rRNA (adenine(1518)-N(6)/adenine(1519)-N(6))-dimethyltransferase RsmA: MGRPDSPADPPAAIKRLGQNFLIDPNIVRKIVALADIAPNDRVLEIGPGRGVLTEILCKAAGHVTAVEIDPRLHAYLAERQAEFPNLTLVLEDALVYPVEHLPVGTIVVANLPYYISTPLLFRLLDQRDRFSRLVLMLQNEVADRLVAKPGSSDYGVLSVMAQYAAEITKAFRVSAQCFRPRPAVGSAVVLLRTRARRELSPQEEPKFASLVKAAFAHRRKTLVNSLKDEGYDQMRIAGALERLTLSPSVRAEVLSLEQLIQFARCMHFPA; this comes from the coding sequence GTGGGACGTCCGGATTCTCCTGCCGATCCTCCCGCCGCGATCAAACGGCTCGGTCAGAACTTTCTCATCGATCCCAACATCGTCCGCAAAATCGTGGCGCTGGCGGACATTGCCCCGAACGACCGGGTCCTCGAAATCGGCCCTGGCCGCGGTGTTCTGACCGAGATACTGTGCAAAGCCGCCGGCCATGTCACGGCTGTTGAAATCGACCCCCGGCTTCATGCCTATCTTGCCGAACGGCAGGCGGAGTTTCCCAATCTGACGCTCGTGCTTGAAGACGCATTAGTCTATCCCGTGGAGCATCTGCCGGTCGGGACCATCGTGGTCGCCAATTTGCCGTACTACATCTCGACGCCGTTGCTGTTCAGATTGTTGGATCAACGCGATCGATTCTCCCGGCTGGTGCTCATGCTCCAGAATGAAGTGGCCGACCGGTTGGTCGCCAAGCCCGGCAGTTCCGACTATGGCGTCTTGTCCGTCATGGCGCAGTACGCCGCCGAGATCACGAAAGCCTTCCGTGTCTCCGCCCAATGTTTCCGACCCAGGCCGGCAGTCGGTTCTGCCGTGGTGTTACTGCGGACGAGAGCGCGGCGGGAACTCAGCCCGCAAGAAGAGCCGAAGTTTGCCTCGCTGGTGAAAGCGGCGTTTGCCCACAGACGCAAAACGCTGGTCAACTCGCTCAAGGATGAAGGCTATGACCAGATGCGCATTGCCGGAGCGCTTGAGCGGCTGACTCTTTCTCCGTCCGTCAGGGCGGAAGTGCTCTCGCTTGAGCAACTGATCCAGTTCGCGCGCTGCATGCACTTTCCGGCGTAA
- the pdxA gene encoding 4-hydroxythreonine-4-phosphate dehydrogenase PdxA has translation MSAKKLKMELSEKPLLGITMGDPAGIGPEVIAKALAGREVQRLCLPLVIGSVPVMERTVKKLRLKLNVVPVHGHDPVPLKGNTVAVLDPMERPLKTFTAGVAAAETGAASVEFIKKAVHLAAIGCIDGIVTAPINKEAINMAGCHYPGHTELLADLTHAKESGMMIVGGPLRIMFVTTHVAIKDLSKLLTQAKIEKAIRLAHQALTTLYGIKKPRIGVAALNPHAGEHGLFGNEEARVILPAARAAQAQGILASDPQPADTLFGKAVKGQYDGIVAMYHDQGLIPLKLVAFGTCVNLTVGLPIIRTSVDHGTAFDIVGKGVADPGSLLEAITLAARIAQSRATARVK, from the coding sequence ATGAGTGCGAAAAAGCTGAAGATGGAATTGAGTGAAAAACCGTTGCTTGGGATTACCATGGGCGATCCCGCCGGGATCGGACCGGAGGTGATCGCCAAAGCGCTGGCGGGCCGGGAGGTGCAGCGCCTCTGTTTGCCGCTGGTCATCGGGTCTGTGCCGGTCATGGAGCGGACGGTCAAGAAGTTACGGCTCAAGCTGAATGTGGTGCCGGTCCATGGCCACGATCCTGTTCCGCTGAAGGGGAATACGGTGGCGGTGCTGGATCCGATGGAGAGGCCGCTGAAAACATTTACCGCGGGCGTGGCGGCGGCGGAAACCGGCGCGGCGTCTGTCGAGTTCATCAAGAAAGCCGTGCATCTGGCGGCAATCGGCTGCATCGACGGCATCGTCACGGCGCCGATCAATAAAGAAGCCATCAATATGGCGGGCTGTCACTACCCTGGCCATACCGAATTGCTGGCCGATCTGACCCACGCCAAAGAGTCCGGCATGATGATCGTCGGCGGTCCGCTCCGCATCATGTTCGTCACCACGCATGTTGCGATCAAGGATTTGTCCAAGCTCCTGACTCAGGCGAAGATCGAGAAGGCGATTCGCCTCGCCCATCAGGCGCTCACTACTCTCTATGGCATCAAGAAGCCCAGAATCGGAGTCGCCGCGTTGAATCCCCATGCCGGTGAACATGGGCTCTTCGGCAATGAGGAAGCCCGGGTGATCCTCCCGGCCGCCCGTGCCGCGCAGGCGCAGGGAATTCTGGCCAGCGACCCGCAGCCGGCCGATACGCTCTTCGGCAAAGCGGTCAAGGGGCAGTATGACGGCATCGTGGCGATGTATCATGATCAGGGCTTGATCCCGTTGAAGCTCGTGGCGTTCGGGACCTGCGTGAATCTGACGGTCGGACTCCCGATCATCCGCACCTCCGTCGATCACGGCACGGCGTTCGATATTGTCGGGAAAGGCGTGGCCGATCCCGGCAGTCTATTGGAAGCGATCACGCTGGCCGCCAGGATTGCCCAGAGTCGCGCGACGGCGCGCGTGAAATAG
- the larC gene encoding nickel pincer cofactor biosynthesis protein LarC, whose product MGRRLHFDCFSGVSGDMVLGALVDVGLSLATLRTELKRLKLTGYRLEQRQVHRGALHATKITVAIQRGFDRPLTLSRIQKILAASTLPAVVKEQSRTVFDHLAAAEGLAHRVATRDVHFHEVGVIDSFIDVVGGVLGCHLLGVTTVTASAVNVGAGTIRTAHGLLPVPGPAVAALAKGIPIYSEGPRCELATPTGMALLRTLAASFGSMPVLESAQVGYGAGDADPEGWPNALRVFLADETASSGRPTDRVVQIETNLDDLNPQAYEHVMAQLFAVGALDVALIPVIMKRSRPGVILSCLAPREHADAVMEVVLQETTALGVRIQELDRQVLPRRFMTVKVTGGSVRMKIGEVGAGWEKAAPEYVDCQKIAVRTGRPLKDVMDEARVAYSRVAPRKGKKGARS is encoded by the coding sequence GTGGGACGACGGTTGCATTTCGATTGTTTCTCGGGCGTGAGCGGCGACATGGTGCTCGGCGCCCTGGTCGATGTCGGGCTTTCGCTGGCCACGCTGCGCACCGAACTCAAACGACTCAAGTTGACCGGATATCGTCTTGAACAACGGCAAGTGCATCGTGGCGCATTGCATGCGACCAAGATCACGGTTGCGATTCAACGCGGATTCGATCGTCCGCTCACGCTTTCCCGTATTCAAAAAATTCTGGCCGCCAGCACGTTGCCGGCGGTTGTGAAAGAGCAGAGCCGGACGGTGTTCGACCATCTTGCGGCAGCTGAAGGGCTGGCCCATCGAGTCGCCACGCGCGATGTCCATTTTCATGAAGTCGGCGTCATCGATTCGTTTATCGATGTTGTTGGGGGAGTGTTGGGCTGTCATCTGCTCGGGGTCACGACGGTCACGGCTTCGGCGGTGAATGTCGGAGCCGGGACGATTCGAACGGCTCACGGGTTGCTCCCGGTTCCCGGACCGGCAGTCGCCGCGCTTGCGAAGGGCATTCCCATCTATTCGGAAGGGCCGCGCTGTGAGCTGGCGACGCCGACCGGGATGGCGCTGTTGCGTACGTTGGCGGCTTCGTTCGGGTCGATGCCTGTGCTCGAGTCCGCGCAAGTCGGGTATGGTGCCGGAGACGCTGATCCTGAGGGGTGGCCTAATGCGCTCCGGGTCTTTCTGGCCGATGAGACCGCGTCAAGCGGGCGGCCGACCGATCGAGTGGTGCAGATCGAAACGAATCTCGACGATCTCAATCCCCAAGCCTACGAACATGTAATGGCGCAGTTGTTTGCCGTCGGAGCGCTCGATGTGGCCTTGATCCCCGTCATTATGAAACGCAGCCGGCCCGGCGTCATCCTGAGTTGTCTCGCGCCGCGCGAACATGCCGATGCGGTGATGGAAGTGGTGTTGCAGGAAACCACGGCGCTGGGTGTCCGGATTCAAGAGCTCGACCGGCAGGTGCTCCCGCGGCGGTTCATGACGGTGAAAGTGACGGGTGGATCGGTCCGGATGAAAATCGGCGAGGTCGGAGCCGGGTGGGAAAAAGCGGCGCCGGAATATGTCGATTGTCAGAAGATTGCGGTTCGGACCGGACGTCCGTTGAAAGATGTCATGGATGAGGCGCGCGTCGCGTACTCTCGGGTGGCGCCGCGGAAGGGAAAGAAGGGGGCACGTTCGTGA
- the larB gene encoding nickel pincer cofactor biosynthesis protein LarB, with amino-acid sequence MSPEGIEQLLTDVRTGRMTVARAVQRLRSLPFENLGFASLDHHRSLRQGFPEVLLCEGKTAKQSVAIARALIKKGGPFLATRAEPSVAKAIMKLDRRARYHADARIVAIDSKPARRAGHILVLTAGTADVPVAEEARVTAEVMGSHVETLYDVGVAGLHRLLGRKDRLFEARVAIVVAGMDGVLPSVVGGLVDCPVVAVPTSRGYGASFGGLAALLTMLNSCAAGVGVMNIDNGFGAGCLAHRINLMGNSPRLPAAT; translated from the coding sequence ATGAGTCCGGAGGGGATTGAGCAGCTGTTAACGGATGTACGAACCGGTCGGATGACCGTTGCACGCGCGGTCCAGCGGTTGCGCAGCCTGCCGTTCGAAAATCTCGGCTTTGCCTCGCTGGATCATCATCGGTCGCTCCGTCAGGGCTTTCCTGAAGTGCTGTTGTGCGAAGGCAAGACGGCGAAGCAGTCGGTCGCCATTGCCCGCGCGCTGATCAAGAAGGGCGGGCCGTTTCTGGCAACCCGGGCCGAGCCGTCCGTCGCCAAAGCCATCATGAAACTTGATCGCCGTGCCCGCTATCATGCCGATGCGCGCATCGTGGCGATCGACAGCAAGCCTGCGCGGCGTGCAGGGCATATTCTGGTTCTGACCGCCGGGACCGCGGACGTGCCGGTCGCCGAGGAGGCGCGAGTGACGGCAGAGGTGATGGGCAGTCATGTCGAAACGCTGTACGACGTGGGCGTCGCGGGACTGCATCGGTTGTTAGGCCGGAAGGATCGGCTCTTCGAAGCGCGCGTGGCAATCGTGGTGGCCGGGATGGATGGCGTGTTGCCAAGCGTGGTCGGAGGGTTGGTCGACTGTCCTGTCGTGGCGGTGCCGACGAGCCGGGGATACGGCGCAAGCTTCGGTGGCCTTGCCGCGTTGCTCACGATGCTGAATTCCTGCGCGGCCGGTGTCGGAGTGATGAATATCGATAACGGATTCGGGGCGGGGTGTCTCGCCCATCGCATCAATCTGATGGGCAACTCCCCTCGTCTGCCGGCAGCTACTTGA
- a CDS encoding NAD(P)H-dependent glycerol-3-phosphate dehydrogenase produces the protein MQEIRSLGVIGAGAWGTALAKHLAEKGLEIRLWAYERDVVDSINATQENRVFLPGVALPRTLTATTSLAEAIEQRDGVLFVVPSHVTRQVLRNLASCLSRPIPLISATKGVEEDSSKLMTQVMDEVLPESMEQYLMALSGPSFASELSAGKPTAVCLAGRDAQLVARFQTALMTPALRVYADTDLIGLQLGGALKNVMALAAGVVDGLDLGHNARAALITRGLAEIVRLGVAMGADPRTLYGLSGVGDLVLTCTGSLSRNHTVGVRLGQGESLDAILGGMQAVAEGVRTARAALGLARRHQVDMPITQEINAVLFEGKSCRKAVSDLMERDAKPEKGRI, from the coding sequence ATGCAGGAGATCAGATCACTCGGAGTCATTGGAGCGGGTGCTTGGGGGACCGCTCTGGCCAAACACCTGGCCGAAAAGGGGCTGGAGATCCGCCTCTGGGCCTATGAACGCGATGTGGTCGATTCCATCAACGCGACACAGGAGAATCGAGTCTTTCTTCCGGGTGTTGCGCTTCCCCGGACGCTGACCGCGACTACGTCTCTGGCCGAGGCGATCGAGCAGCGTGACGGTGTTCTGTTTGTGGTCCCGTCCCATGTGACGAGACAAGTCCTGCGCAATCTGGCTTCCTGCCTGTCGCGTCCGATTCCGCTCATCAGTGCCACCAAAGGAGTGGAGGAAGACAGCTCAAAACTGATGACCCAGGTCATGGACGAGGTGCTTCCGGAATCCATGGAGCAATATCTGATGGCACTCTCCGGGCCGAGCTTCGCCAGCGAACTCAGTGCCGGGAAGCCGACGGCGGTTTGTCTGGCCGGGCGGGACGCGCAGCTCGTGGCACGGTTTCAGACTGCCTTGATGACACCGGCTTTGCGGGTCTATGCCGATACCGATCTCATCGGATTGCAACTCGGCGGGGCGCTGAAGAATGTCATGGCGCTGGCCGCCGGAGTGGTCGACGGGTTAGACCTGGGTCACAATGCGCGAGCGGCTCTGATTACCCGCGGGCTTGCGGAGATCGTGCGATTGGGCGTGGCGATGGGGGCAGATCCGCGGACATTATATGGGCTCTCCGGCGTGGGCGATCTGGTATTGACCTGCACCGGTTCGCTCAGCCGGAACCATACGGTTGGGGTGCGATTGGGCCAGGGCGAATCCCTCGATGCTATTTTGGGTGGGATGCAGGCCGTGGCGGAAGGGGTCCGCACGGCTCGGGCGGCGCTGGGTTTGGCGCGGCGGCATCAGGTCGACATGCCGATCACGCAGGAGATCAATGCTGTGCTGTTCGAAGGAAAGTCCTGCCGGAAGGCGGTGAGTGATCTGATGGAGCGGGATGCGAAGCCGGAGAAAGGGCGGATATGA
- a CDS encoding OmpW family outer membrane protein, which produces MTQQMHTKHTFGGALLAGLLSFLIATPYAYPEAYIGGQIGTALKGNRLTSVDLTDFSPSGSMSGRDLAGSPLLGGKVGYYFPRARWFGIEFEANYRTPHIEQQQTRVTIPTSAVLRDFGPVTGGEANGTFTGDHFRVVTIAPLNLMFRYHKMRLQPYLGIGPGIFLAKVTTTQSGFEGSQSSTRLGLNAKAGVEYFFTKHLTGFTEVKYNYVRLNFEGNDNGGLGFRATYNPLFLSFGISYHF; this is translated from the coding sequence ATGACGCAACAAATGCATACGAAACACACCTTTGGAGGAGCTCTCTTGGCGGGCCTCTTGTCCTTTCTTATCGCCACGCCCTATGCGTATCCCGAAGCCTACATCGGGGGACAGATCGGAACTGCCCTTAAAGGAAACCGCCTCACTAGCGTTGACCTCACTGACTTCTCACCCTCAGGATCGATGTCAGGCCGCGACCTCGCAGGCTCTCCCTTGCTAGGTGGAAAGGTTGGCTACTACTTCCCAAGAGCCCGTTGGTTCGGCATCGAATTCGAAGCTAACTACAGAACTCCCCACATAGAGCAGCAGCAGACAAGAGTGACGATTCCCACATCTGCAGTCCTCAGAGATTTCGGACCTGTCACCGGCGGAGAAGCGAATGGAACATTTACCGGAGATCACTTTCGCGTAGTCACGATAGCGCCTCTTAATTTAATGTTCCGATACCACAAGATGCGACTTCAGCCTTATCTTGGGATCGGGCCAGGAATATTTCTGGCAAAAGTGACTACGACCCAGTCAGGATTTGAAGGCTCACAGAGTTCCACCCGGCTAGGCTTGAATGCTAAGGCAGGCGTAGAATACTTCTTCACAAAGCATCTTACGGGGTTTACCGAGGTTAAATACAACTATGTGAGACTCAACTTTGAAGGCAACGACAATGGTGGCCTTGGATTCAGAGCTACCTACAACCCTCTATTCCTTTCCTTTGGAATCAGCTACCACTTCTAG
- a CDS encoding zinc ribbon domain-containing protein — protein MQTCPSCHQSLPEINRFCTQCGQRLAATASSSPVQSQAPPPQPTTPEQLNLNVLYGMVGTLILAVLLPPWETPPSQPPEFLGFHSVLSPPTPEAIVSRMLLTIELTTVTIAGLYAAFFFRKR, from the coding sequence ATGCAGACTTGTCCAAGTTGTCACCAGTCGCTGCCGGAGATCAATCGCTTCTGTACCCAGTGCGGACAACGGCTCGCGGCGACCGCATCATCCTCGCCGGTCCAGTCCCAGGCCCCGCCCCCTCAGCCGACAACCCCGGAGCAATTGAACCTGAATGTCCTCTACGGCATGGTCGGCACGTTGATCCTCGCCGTGTTGCTCCCTCCCTGGGAAACCCCGCCGAGTCAGCCTCCGGAATTCCTCGGCTTCCACAGCGTCCTCTCCCCGCCGACCCCCGAGGCGATCGTCAGCCGCATGTTGCTCACCATCGAGCTGACCACCGTGACGATTGCGGGGCTGTATGCCGCCTTCTTTTTCAGAAAACGCTGA
- a CDS encoding arginine deiminase-related protein, giving the protein MSRLLVCPPDYFDIEYEINPWMRRSNTVDHVSAVTQWHGLMHVLEREVGAVLERMRPVPGLPDLVFTANAGVVVGRRAVVSRFRYPERQREEAYFEDWFRSAGYDVVTLEPEFFFEGAGDLLGFSDCWFGGYRQRSDIRVFPLLSDVFTQEIIPLELVDGRFYHLDTCFCPLSGGELLYFPAAFDTDGQEVIIERVPEGARLVVPESEAVRFACNAVCVGKHVVLPAGCPETERQLQSRGYRTHSLPLDEFMKSGGSAKCLTLALD; this is encoded by the coding sequence GTGAGCCGGCTGTTGGTCTGCCCTCCGGACTATTTCGACATCGAGTATGAGATCAATCCCTGGATGCGGCGTTCAAACACGGTCGATCATGTCAGTGCCGTCACGCAGTGGCACGGTCTCATGCATGTTCTCGAGCGGGAAGTTGGAGCCGTACTGGAGCGGATGCGTCCGGTGCCGGGGTTGCCGGATTTGGTGTTTACCGCCAATGCCGGTGTGGTCGTCGGCCGACGGGCGGTCGTCAGCCGGTTTCGCTATCCCGAGCGCCAACGGGAGGAAGCCTATTTCGAGGACTGGTTTCGCAGTGCCGGCTATGACGTGGTGACGTTGGAGCCCGAGTTCTTTTTCGAAGGTGCCGGAGACCTGCTGGGATTTTCCGATTGCTGGTTCGGAGGCTATCGCCAGCGATCGGACATACGGGTGTTCCCGCTGCTCAGCGACGTTTTTACGCAGGAGATCATTCCCCTGGAGCTCGTCGACGGACGGTTTTACCATCTCGATACGTGCTTCTGCCCTCTGTCAGGCGGCGAGCTGCTCTACTTTCCGGCGGCGTTCGATACGGATGGACAGGAGGTCATCATAGAGCGGGTGCCCGAAGGGGCTCGTCTCGTTGTCCCTGAAAGCGAAGCGGTGAGATTTGCGTGCAATGCGGTGTGCGTGGGGAAACATGTCGTGCTTCCAGCCGGATGTCCCGAGACGGAACGGCAGCTCCAGTCCCGTGGATATCGAACGCACTCTCTGCCGCTGGACGAATTTATGAAGTCCGGCGGGTCGGCGAAGTGTTTGACGCTCGCGCTCGACTGA
- a CDS encoding TIGR00300 family protein, with translation MTQLQETIVLRGHIIDSLILAKVLDLILMMGGSFDLDQVEIGRTREDQSQARIIVRAPTLATLNHILRAIQPHGAVVERDSDCILQPAPADGIFPDEFYSTTHLPTEVRLNGTWLDVQRVEMDLGITVDQQHMTARTVPMVDVRKGNMIVTGQAGVRVIPMQRPRERDVFAFMESTVSPERPHSHVIADVARRMQLIRDERRAGSGQAKVLLAGGPAIIHAGGRDALTWLIEEGFIHVLFCGNALAAHDMEADLYGTSLGYALTVGHAVPHGHAHHLRTINRIRAIGSIRGAVESGVIKRGIMAACIRAGVHVVMAGTIRDDGPLPGVITDSMQAQAAMREAIPGVGLALLVASTLHAVATGNLLPAAVPTVCVDINASVPTKLADRGSFQAVGLVMDAASFLNELARQLGRSL, from the coding sequence ATGACCCAGCTCCAAGAAACGATCGTCCTGCGTGGCCACATTATCGACTCACTGATCCTGGCGAAGGTCCTGGATCTGATTCTGATGATGGGAGGTTCGTTTGACCTCGATCAGGTCGAGATCGGGCGCACCCGAGAGGATCAGTCTCAGGCGCGGATTATCGTGCGGGCGCCGACGCTCGCCACGCTGAACCATATCCTGCGCGCGATTCAACCGCACGGCGCCGTGGTCGAGCGCGACTCCGACTGCATCCTGCAGCCGGCCCCAGCCGATGGCATATTCCCCGATGAATTTTATTCCACCACCCATTTGCCGACCGAAGTGCGCCTGAACGGGACATGGCTCGATGTCCAACGGGTCGAGATGGACCTGGGTATTACCGTAGATCAGCAACACATGACTGCCAGAACCGTTCCGATGGTCGATGTCCGCAAGGGAAACATGATCGTCACCGGCCAGGCCGGCGTGCGCGTCATTCCGATGCAGCGGCCTCGCGAGCGCGATGTCTTTGCCTTCATGGAGTCCACGGTCTCTCCCGAACGTCCGCATAGCCACGTTATTGCCGATGTCGCCCGGCGGATGCAGCTGATTCGCGACGAGCGGCGAGCGGGAAGCGGGCAGGCCAAGGTCTTGCTGGCCGGAGGGCCCGCGATCATTCATGCCGGCGGGCGGGATGCGCTGACGTGGTTGATCGAGGAAGGATTCATCCACGTGTTGTTCTGCGGCAATGCCCTGGCGGCGCACGATATGGAAGCCGATCTCTACGGAACCTCGTTAGGCTACGCGTTGACTGTCGGGCATGCGGTTCCGCACGGGCATGCGCATCATCTGCGAACCATCAACCGGATTCGAGCGATCGGCAGCATTCGGGGCGCCGTCGAATCCGGCGTGATCAAGCGCGGGATCATGGCGGCCTGCATCAGGGCCGGGGTTCATGTGGTCATGGCCGGCACGATCAGAGACGATGGCCCATTGCCCGGTGTCATCACCGATTCGATGCAAGCCCAAGCGGCCATGCGGGAGGCGATTCCAGGAGTCGGGCTGGCGCTCCTGGTCGCCTCTACGCTGCACGCGGTGGCTACCGGTAATCTGTTGCCCGCCGCCGTGCCGACCGTCTGTGTCGACATCAATGCGTCGGTTCCCACGAAGCTCGCCGATCGAGGCAGTTTTCAAGCCGTTGGCCTGGTGATGGATGCGGCCTCTTTTCTCAACGAACTGGCCAGGCAGCTCGGGAGGTCCCTGTGA